The Streptomyces sp. NBC_00344 genome includes a window with the following:
- a CDS encoding DUF6056 family protein — MRPSADEWCFLPYVRDHGISGLTGKFYFKDNGRIVNGWLVGLYAKPGVAGHQWFGLVSAALMVGLLWAVIALVARRTGLSAPRGVPLFVASMVAVVFLLGSANTYKTFYWPAASVSHTVAPVLACASVIPLLLARGRPGKIAALAFAVPAGTFLGTLSEETSVVVLVALAAVALLAGKVFDERAGRLARGWALATMAGVGIGVLLLVTSPGSRRRRERFGAGTSMLDPASLSVSLHHFVHILGTIFSTWQYLGAVAAGLLLGLTVRGRTILALRPCRPLLLAGVGVLAFLLSGYLCTVITYPVFGQHLLTTERTWNDYLLQYVLLLTGVGALVGRALRRRSPVTAKAVRVATAVGAVMVCSGVCLSLAGPLHTLGGHMHVRAERWDRQDRWLRARSAAGARVLPYKPLPVGRMLEPFGMKRGGWPAVCIADYYHVQRVTKGRHLP; from the coding sequence GTGCGTCCCAGTGCGGACGAATGGTGCTTCCTGCCGTACGTACGCGATCACGGCATCTCCGGGCTGACCGGAAAGTTCTACTTCAAGGACAACGGCCGAATCGTCAACGGCTGGCTCGTTGGGCTCTATGCCAAGCCCGGAGTCGCCGGCCATCAGTGGTTCGGGCTGGTCAGCGCGGCGCTGATGGTGGGACTGCTGTGGGCGGTGATCGCGCTGGTGGCACGCAGGACAGGGCTCAGCGCGCCGCGCGGGGTGCCGCTGTTCGTCGCATCCATGGTGGCGGTGGTCTTCCTCCTCGGCTCTGCCAATACGTACAAGACGTTCTACTGGCCTGCCGCCTCCGTCTCACACACGGTGGCGCCCGTCCTCGCCTGCGCGTCGGTGATTCCCTTGTTGCTAGCGCGTGGGCGCCCCGGCAAGATCGCGGCCCTGGCCTTCGCTGTGCCGGCCGGGACGTTTCTGGGGACGCTGTCCGAGGAGACCTCCGTGGTCGTCCTGGTGGCGCTTGCGGCCGTGGCGCTCCTCGCGGGCAAGGTGTTCGACGAGCGAGCGGGGCGCCTCGCCCGTGGGTGGGCCCTCGCCACGATGGCCGGCGTCGGAATCGGCGTACTGCTCCTGGTGACATCCCCGGGCTCGCGCAGGCGCCGTGAGCGATTCGGCGCCGGGACCTCGATGCTCGACCCGGCTTCGCTGTCGGTGTCACTCCACCACTTCGTGCATATTCTCGGGACCATCTTCTCAACCTGGCAGTACCTCGGCGCCGTCGCCGCCGGGCTGTTGCTGGGACTGACTGTGCGGGGCCGGACGATTCTTGCGCTGCGGCCCTGCCGGCCGCTGCTTCTCGCGGGGGTAGGGGTGCTGGCCTTCCTCCTCTCCGGCTATCTCTGCACCGTGATCACCTACCCCGTTTTCGGGCAGCATCTGCTCACCACGGAGCGGACGTGGAACGACTATCTGCTGCAGTACGTTCTGCTGCTCACCGGTGTCGGCGCCCTGGTGGGACGTGCGCTGCGCAGGCGCTCACCTGTGACGGCCAAAGCGGTGCGGGTGGCAACGGCGGTGGGTGCGGTCATGGTGTGCTCCGGCGTCTGCCTCTCCCTGGCCGGGCCGCTGCACACCCTCGGAGGACATATGCACGTCCGGGCCGAGCGGTGGGACCGCCAGGACCGGTGGCTGCGGGCGCGGTCGGCGGCCGGTGCCCGGGTCCTCCCATACAAGCCGTTGCCTGTGGGCAGGATGCTGGAGCCGTTCGGTATGAAGCGTGGTGGCTGGCCTGCCG
- a CDS encoding BlaI/MecI/CopY family transcriptional regulator, with protein MSGQDGRTPGRRAPGELESEVLAALWSAGEAVGAGTVREQVAGRPAYTTVLTILFRLYDKGLVTRKRAGRGYLYSPVRDEAGHAAAGMRNLLEHGGDRAAVLARFVSELPAEDEKLLEQLLRGHRED; from the coding sequence GTGAGCGGACAGGACGGCAGAACACCCGGGCGCCGGGCGCCCGGGGAACTGGAGAGCGAGGTGCTGGCGGCTCTCTGGTCGGCCGGGGAAGCAGTGGGTGCAGGAACGGTGCGCGAGCAGGTGGCAGGAAGGCCCGCGTACACCACAGTGCTGACGATCCTGTTCCGCCTCTACGACAAGGGGCTGGTCACCCGGAAGCGCGCAGGTCGTGGGTACCTCTACTCGCCGGTGCGCGACGAGGCCGGACACGCGGCGGCGGGCATGCGCAACCTGCTGGAGCACGGCGGTGACCGGGCTGCGGTACTCGCCCGGTTCGTCTCCGAACTGCCCGCCGAGGACGAGAAGCTGCTCGAGCAGTTGCTGCGCGGGCACCGGGAGGACTAG
- a CDS encoding M56 family metallopeptidase, with the protein MWISGFGLWLPLMVSAALALTAPAAGRRLPPRTAAWLLTAAAVIAAGAWVTVLAMVGFTLVGQIPEVAEEGRWSPHVLAADTPVDRPVAAVCALAVLVCVGALAVASWRRVRMMVETWRECRDLPVAGDLMVLDDPVPTAFALPGAPGRVVVSSGMLRALSADERRALLAHERAHLRHRHHVFLLVLQLSAAVNPLLRRVDGAGAFALERWADEEAGAVVADRRLVARAVARAALATRSVPAAAMAATGGPVPQRVRALLAPPAPLRRHLALAFAALMMACCASLAIAGHYMDGLFDAAAPAHSTGPAHEALHRTDLTPRS; encoded by the coding sequence GTGTGGATCAGTGGGTTCGGTCTCTGGCTGCCCTTGATGGTCAGCGCGGCCCTCGCGCTGACCGCCCCCGCTGCGGGCCGCAGGCTGCCGCCCCGGACCGCCGCCTGGCTGCTCACCGCGGCCGCCGTGATCGCCGCCGGCGCCTGGGTGACGGTCTTGGCCATGGTCGGTTTCACCCTGGTCGGCCAGATTCCCGAGGTAGCGGAGGAGGGGCGGTGGTCGCCTCACGTCCTGGCCGCCGACACCCCGGTCGACCGGCCGGTGGCCGCCGTGTGCGCGCTGGCCGTGCTGGTCTGCGTGGGCGCGCTGGCGGTGGCGTCCTGGCGCCGGGTGCGGATGATGGTCGAGACCTGGCGCGAGTGCCGGGACCTGCCGGTGGCCGGAGACCTCATGGTCCTCGACGACCCCGTGCCGACCGCCTTCGCGCTGCCCGGCGCCCCCGGTCGGGTGGTGGTGTCGTCCGGCATGCTTCGTGCGCTCTCCGCCGACGAGCGCCGCGCACTGCTGGCCCATGAGCGCGCCCATCTGCGCCATCGCCACCACGTCTTCCTGCTGGTGCTGCAGCTCAGCGCTGCGGTCAACCCGCTGCTGCGCCGGGTGGACGGGGCGGGTGCGTTCGCTCTCGAACGCTGGGCGGACGAGGAGGCCGGCGCCGTCGTCGCCGACCGTCGGCTGGTGGCCCGCGCGGTCGCCCGTGCGGCCCTTGCCACCCGCAGCGTGCCCGCCGCGGCGATGGCCGCCACTGGTGGCCCGGTCCCGCAGCGGGTGAGAGCCCTGCTCGCCCCGCCCGCGCCGCTGCGCCGCCATCTGGCCCTGGCGTTCGCCGCGCTGATGATGGCCTGCTGCGCCAGCCTGGCAATCGCAGGCCACTACATGGACGGCCTGTTCGACGCTGCTGCGCCGGCCCACAGCACCGGGCCCGCACATGAGGCCCTGCATCGCACAGACCTGACGCCGCGTTCCTGA
- a CDS encoding FAD:protein FMN transferase — protein MPDTAPGLRHVEHVMGTVFSFDVRDRPTTAIHRALAEAVRQLHRVDAVFSTYRPDSHISRLDRGEIRLDDCPPEVHDVLSLCARATHDSDGWFSIIPAGTLDPSGLVKGWATEAASQLLYDAGAHHSCVNGGGDLRLRGRAAPGTPWRIGIAHPLQPGKLATVLTPHSDLAVATSGTAERGAHILDPHHGTPATTFVSLTLIGPRLTLTDAYATAAFAQGDGAQDWVETLDGYEALAVLPDGREWRTSGFRRYGS, from the coding sequence ATGCCTGACACCGCACCCGGACTGCGCCACGTCGAGCACGTCATGGGCACCGTTTTCTCCTTCGACGTCCGCGACAGGCCGACCACCGCCATCCACCGCGCCCTCGCCGAGGCCGTACGGCAACTTCACCGGGTCGACGCCGTGTTCTCGACCTACCGGCCCGACAGCCACATCAGCCGCCTAGACCGTGGAGAGATCCGGCTGGACGACTGCCCACCCGAAGTCCACGACGTCCTGTCCCTCTGTGCCCGGGCCACCCACGACAGTGACGGCTGGTTCAGCATCATTCCCGCAGGAACCCTCGACCCCTCCGGGCTCGTCAAGGGCTGGGCCACCGAGGCCGCATCCCAACTCCTCTACGACGCAGGCGCGCACCACAGCTGTGTCAACGGCGGCGGCGACCTCCGACTCCGCGGCCGGGCAGCCCCCGGCACCCCGTGGCGCATCGGCATCGCCCACCCGCTGCAACCCGGCAAACTGGCCACCGTCCTGACCCCCCACAGCGACCTGGCCGTCGCCACATCGGGCACCGCCGAACGCGGTGCCCACATTCTCGACCCGCACCACGGCACACCCGCCACCACGTTCGTCTCCCTCACCCTCATCGGCCCCCGCCTGACGCTGACCGACGCCTATGCCACCGCCGCGTTCGCCCAGGGCGACGGCGCACAGGACTGGGTAGAGACGCTGGACGGCTACGAAGCCCTCGCTGTCCTGCCGGACGGCCGGGAATGGCGCACATCGGGATTCCGTAGATACGGATCGTGA
- a CDS encoding FMN-binding protein encodes MRRAVLATTGISALVVALLALKPHQFPALAGVAPRSPTASSSPHNSVGATSGSSTGTGTFTGDPVDTRYGAVQVAATLSEGKITAIKVLRAPDQNGRDQEIDSYALPRLTQEAIGAQSAHIDAVSGASYTSQGYMQSLQSALDQAHA; translated from the coding sequence ATGCGTCGAGCCGTACTCGCGACCACCGGGATCAGCGCCCTCGTCGTTGCGCTGCTCGCCCTCAAACCCCACCAGTTCCCCGCCCTTGCGGGAGTCGCCCCGCGGTCTCCGACCGCCTCCTCGTCCCCGCACAACTCTGTGGGTGCCACGTCTGGTTCCTCCACGGGGACGGGCACGTTCACCGGAGATCCCGTCGACACCCGGTACGGAGCAGTGCAGGTCGCCGCCACCCTCTCCGAAGGAAAGATCACCGCGATCAAGGTCCTCCGGGCCCCGGACCAGAACGGCCGCGACCAGGAGATCGACTCCTACGCCCTGCCCCGCCTCACCCAGGAAGCGATCGGCGCCCAGAGCGCGCACATCGACGCCGTCTCCGGCGCCAGCTACACCAGCCAGGGCTACATGCAGTCCCTGCAGAGTGCCCTGGACCAGGCCCATGCCTGA
- a CDS encoding ferredoxin reductase family protein: MTHTFPTTGYASRGVRHRRPRRSGVPFLAQLVIWAGAAGVLALWWSDTASVVGPAGWLTGAGRITGLLAGYACAVLLALMARVPLLDHTIGTDRLARWHALGGRCTISLALAHTLLIIWGYSLASHANVVSQTSMLVLRYPDLLKGTAGFLLFLATGIVSAHAARRRMSYETWHYLHFATYLAVFLTFGHQLSNGADFVGNRLAQVAWYALFLGVSALVAWYRFAVPVRRGLRHRVRVAAVHPEAPDVVSVHLTGEHLDELGGEPGQFLRWRFMARGLWWTATPYSLSAPALPGRLRITVKATGGHSAALAHLAPGTRVWAEGPYGAFTADRRTAPKALLLAGGVGVTPLRALFETLPGEVTLVYRARRADDFALRGELDAIAARRRATVHYVVDEPTGFSSPLTARGLSVLVPDLAAHDVYLCGPTGMARTAIQALREAGVPARRIHHESFAF; encoded by the coding sequence ATGACCCACACGTTTCCCACCACCGGATATGCGAGCCGCGGGGTACGCCATCGACGCCCGCGCCGCAGCGGAGTGCCGTTCCTGGCGCAGCTGGTGATCTGGGCCGGTGCCGCCGGAGTGCTGGCCCTGTGGTGGAGCGACACGGCATCGGTGGTCGGCCCGGCGGGCTGGCTGACCGGCGCGGGGCGCATCACCGGGCTGCTGGCCGGCTACGCCTGCGCGGTTCTCCTCGCTCTGATGGCCCGTGTTCCGCTCCTGGACCACACCATCGGCACCGACAGGCTTGCCCGCTGGCATGCGCTGGGCGGCCGCTGCACCATTTCTCTGGCCCTCGCCCACACCCTGCTGATCATCTGGGGTTACTCGCTGGCCTCCCACGCGAACGTGGTGAGTCAGACCTCCATGCTTGTCCTGCGCTACCCCGACCTGCTCAAGGGCACGGCCGGCTTCCTGCTGTTCCTGGCCACCGGGATAGTCTCTGCCCACGCGGCCCGCCGCCGAATGAGTTACGAGACCTGGCACTACCTGCACTTCGCCACCTACCTGGCCGTCTTCCTCACCTTCGGCCACCAGCTCTCCAACGGCGCCGACTTCGTCGGCAACCGTCTCGCCCAGGTGGCCTGGTACGCCTTGTTCCTCGGTGTCTCGGCGCTGGTCGCCTGGTATCGGTTCGCCGTCCCCGTCCGGCGTGGACTGCGCCACCGCGTGCGGGTGGCCGCGGTCCACCCCGAAGCACCGGACGTGGTCTCCGTCCACCTCACCGGCGAGCATCTCGACGAACTGGGGGGCGAGCCGGGGCAGTTCCTGCGCTGGCGGTTCATGGCCCGCGGCCTGTGGTGGACCGCCACCCCCTACTCCCTCTCCGCTCCCGCACTCCCCGGCCGCCTGCGCATCACGGTCAAGGCCACGGGCGGGCACAGTGCCGCACTCGCCCACCTGGCGCCGGGCACCCGCGTGTGGGCCGAGGGACCCTACGGCGCCTTCACGGCGGACCGCCGCACCGCTCCCAAGGCCCTGCTGCTGGCCGGCGGTGTCGGTGTCACCCCGTTGCGTGCGCTCTTCGAGACACTGCCGGGCGAGGTGACCCTCGTCTACCGGGCGCGCCGGGCCGACGACTTCGCCCTGCGCGGTGAGCTCGACGCTATTGCCGCCCGCCGCAGGGCCACTGTGCACTACGTCGTCGACGAACCGACCGGGTTCTCCTCGCCCCTCACCGCGCGGGGCCTGAGCGTTCTGGTGCCGGATCTCGCCGCGCACGATGTCTACTTGTGCGGTCCTACCGGTATGGCCCGGACCGCGATCCAGGCCCTGCGCGAGGCCGGCGTCCCGGCGCGGCGCATCCACCACGAGTCCTTCGCGTTCTGA
- a CDS encoding response regulator transcription factor, whose translation MDDPRTTSLLHHPDGEPVRILVVDDEPDVTDVLAGVMTSEGWQVRTAADGATALATARDFHPDAVVLDWMLPDLNGLQILRALRREAPCVCVLFLTARDAVEDRIAGITAGGDDYVTKPYSLEEVLARLRGLLRRAGMTADPGTSRLTVGDLTMDEEAREVRRGGASVELSRTEFELLRFLMRNPRRVVSKDQILDRVWAYDFGGRAHIVELYISYLRKKIDAGHPPMIHTVRGVGYVLKPDAP comes from the coding sequence ATGGACGATCCACGCACGACATCGCTTCTGCACCACCCCGACGGAGAACCCGTACGGATCCTCGTCGTCGACGACGAACCCGACGTCACCGATGTCCTGGCCGGAGTGATGACCAGCGAGGGCTGGCAGGTCCGCACCGCGGCGGACGGCGCGACCGCACTCGCGACAGCCCGTGACTTCCACCCCGACGCGGTGGTCCTGGACTGGATGCTGCCCGACCTGAACGGCCTGCAGATCCTGCGGGCCCTCAGACGCGAGGCACCCTGCGTGTGCGTGCTGTTCCTGACCGCCCGTGATGCCGTCGAGGACCGCATCGCCGGCATCACCGCAGGCGGTGACGACTACGTCACAAAGCCCTACAGCCTGGAGGAAGTCCTGGCGCGGCTGCGGGGGCTGCTCCGGCGGGCGGGCATGACCGCGGATCCGGGCACGAGCCGGCTCACCGTCGGGGATCTCACCATGGATGAGGAAGCCAGGGAGGTCAGGCGGGGCGGCGCATCCGTGGAGCTGTCCCGGACCGAGTTCGAACTCCTGCGCTTCCTGATGCGCAACCCGCGTCGAGTGGTGTCCAAGGACCAGATCCTCGACCGCGTCTGGGCCTACGACTTCGGTGGGCGCGCCCACATCGTCGAGCTCTACATCAGTTATCTGCGCAAGAAGATCGACGCAGGACACCCCCCGATGATCCACACCGTGCGTGGCGTCGGCTACGTACTCAAGCCGGACGCTCCATGA
- a CDS encoding sensor histidine kinase, with the protein MRRPAPRTLRAQLTAGLVSLLALACLAVGITTALALRGFLMGRLDEQLSASGGRFAASLEHEAKPDADNRPDTRGQAESTFGARLLKGTVTHAAVVDEATDRSLTLTPGDRRALAGIPVNGNGHSIRLSSLGAYRVTAVRGDDQDTLITGLPLHPVEETVHRLEAVEAVLFGAALVATGIAGALWVRISLRPLQKVTARAAEVAGLPLASGEVAMPGPIPDTDPRTEVGHVGTALNHMLGHVEDALVRRQASEERLRHFAADASHELRTPVANIRGHAELALRHHGPVPAEVRHALERINGESQRMTRLVDDLLLLARLDAGRPLEHEPVDLTLLILNAADDARAAGPGHHWLLDLPEEPVTVTGDAHRLQQAVGNLLANARTHTPPGTNVTVTLTTDETRTSVQVSDDGPGIPEEVRPEVFGRFVRADHARSRSTGSTGLGLAIVHAVITAHGGTAAVTSTPGHTVFRLVLPN; encoded by the coding sequence ATGAGACGTCCCGCACCCCGCACCCTGCGCGCCCAGCTCACCGCAGGACTCGTCTCCCTGCTCGCCCTCGCCTGCCTCGCCGTCGGTATCACCACCGCCCTTGCCCTGCGCGGTTTCCTGATGGGGCGCCTCGACGAACAGCTCTCCGCGTCCGGCGGCCGGTTTGCCGCCAGCCTGGAACACGAGGCCAAGCCCGACGCCGACAATCGCCCTGACACCCGGGGTCAGGCCGAATCCACTTTCGGCGCTCGCCTGCTGAAAGGCACCGTCACCCACGCCGCGGTCGTCGACGAAGCCACCGACCGCTCCCTTACTCTCACGCCAGGGGATCGCCGCGCTCTGGCAGGGATCCCCGTGAACGGAAACGGGCACAGCATCCGCCTCTCCAGCCTGGGGGCCTACCGCGTCACGGCAGTCCGGGGTGACGATCAGGACACTCTGATCACGGGCCTGCCCCTGCACCCGGTGGAAGAGACCGTCCACCGCCTCGAAGCGGTCGAAGCCGTACTGTTCGGTGCCGCACTCGTGGCCACCGGTATCGCCGGGGCCCTGTGGGTACGGATCTCCCTGCGCCCCCTCCAGAAGGTCACCGCCCGCGCGGCCGAGGTCGCCGGGCTTCCGCTCGCCAGCGGCGAGGTCGCCATGCCCGGGCCCATCCCCGACACCGACCCCCGCACCGAGGTCGGCCATGTCGGCACCGCCCTCAATCACATGCTCGGCCATGTCGAAGACGCCCTCGTACGCCGCCAGGCCAGTGAGGAACGCCTCCGGCACTTCGCCGCCGACGCCAGCCACGAACTGCGCACCCCCGTCGCCAACATCCGCGGCCACGCCGAACTCGCCCTGCGCCACCACGGACCCGTCCCCGCCGAAGTCCGCCACGCCCTGGAACGCATCAACGGCGAGTCACAGCGCATGACCCGTCTTGTCGACGACCTGCTCCTTCTCGCCCGCCTGGACGCCGGACGCCCCCTCGAACACGAGCCGGTCGACCTGACCCTGCTGATCCTGAACGCGGCAGACGACGCACGCGCCGCAGGTCCCGGCCACCACTGGCTCCTCGACCTCCCCGAAGAACCCGTCACCGTTACCGGCGACGCCCACCGGCTCCAACAGGCCGTAGGCAACCTCCTCGCCAACGCCCGTACCCACACCCCGCCCGGCACCAACGTGACCGTCACCCTCACCACCGATGAGACCCGCACCTCCGTGCAGGTGAGCGACGACGGTCCGGGCATCCCCGAAGAGGTCAGGCCCGAAGTGTTCGGCCGCTTCGTGCGTGCCGACCACGCCCGCTCCCGCAGCACCGGGAGCACCGGTCTGGGCCTCGCCATCGTCCACGCCGTCATCACCGCCCACGGCGGAACCGCCGCCGTCACCAGTACCCCCGGCCACACCGTCTTCCGCCTCGTGCTTCCCAACTGA
- a CDS encoding isocitrate lyase/PEP mutase family protein: MTFRELHHRAGPPLLLPNAWDVASALAFAEAGFPAVGTTSFGVAAADGSPDGGRASKAATLALARQLAPLPVYISADIEDGYGDDPHRVAAYAESLGIDGINIEDSSDEKLIAPELHAAKVSAIKHRVPGLFVNARVDTYWLGQQATVVATLERARAYVAAGADGIFVPGATDPADLQALTAGIDAPVNILAHPALTLTDLGTLGVRRVSTGSLPYRAAIDAAVHVASAVRDGRTPPPATPYAEMQQRLLRFTEAIRE; encoded by the coding sequence ATGACATTCCGCGAACTCCACCACCGCGCGGGGCCGCCTCTGCTGCTCCCCAATGCCTGGGACGTCGCCTCGGCGCTCGCGTTTGCCGAGGCGGGATTTCCCGCTGTCGGCACCACCAGCTTCGGTGTTGCCGCAGCAGACGGCAGCCCCGACGGCGGCCGCGCGTCCAAGGCCGCCACTCTTGCCCTCGCACGGCAGCTCGCGCCCCTGCCCGTGTACATCTCCGCCGACATCGAGGACGGCTACGGAGATGACCCCCACCGGGTCGCGGCCTACGCGGAAAGTCTGGGCATCGACGGCATCAACATCGAGGACAGCTCCGACGAAAAGCTCATCGCCCCCGAACTGCACGCCGCGAAGGTATCGGCCATCAAGCACCGCGTCCCTGGGCTCTTCGTCAATGCCCGGGTCGACACGTACTGGTTGGGCCAGCAGGCCACCGTGGTTGCGACACTCGAGCGGGCCCGCGCCTACGTGGCCGCGGGCGCCGACGGCATCTTCGTCCCCGGCGCAACCGATCCCGCCGACCTCCAGGCCCTGACCGCGGGCATCGACGCCCCCGTCAACATCCTGGCCCACCCCGCGTTGACCCTCACGGATCTCGGCACGCTCGGGGTACGGAGGGTGAGCACCGGCTCCCTCCCGTACCGCGCCGCTATCGACGCCGCTGTCCATGTGGCTTCGGCCGTCCGCGACGGCCGGACCCCGCCGCCCGCGACCCCCTATGCCGAGATGCAGCAGCGGCTGCTGCGCTTCACCGAAGCCATCCGTGAGTGA
- a CDS encoding class I SAM-dependent methyltransferase codes for MTEAQGRVTPSGVWATAVGVARVRAMETAREDPLFRDPLALAFATAGGVGPGTPQPERGNEAERRRRLGVVTSIIIRTKFLDDLLDRATEAGIRQVVLLGAGMDSRAFRMDWPAATRLFEVDTAEPLDFKASVLRQEGAVPGCERTTVAVDLREDWPGALAAAGHDPALPTVWIAEGLLIYLPEDAVELLLDRVGGLSATGSRMGLTLGSPGVLARFAGDAAPGSAASMWVWEMPEDPVGWLSRLGWDAEAFTLRDRAAAYGRPITTPPQRDEGPGGLISAVRPPGPVG; via the coding sequence ATGACTGAAGCGCAGGGACGGGTGACGCCGTCCGGGGTATGGGCGACGGCTGTGGGCGTGGCGCGGGTGAGGGCGATGGAGACGGCACGGGAGGACCCGCTGTTCCGGGATCCACTGGCGCTCGCGTTCGCCACCGCTGGGGGAGTCGGCCCGGGTACGCCGCAGCCCGAGCGCGGCAACGAAGCCGAACGGCGGCGCCGGCTCGGGGTGGTCACCTCGATCATCATCAGGACGAAGTTCCTGGACGACCTGCTGGACCGGGCCACCGAGGCCGGTATCCGGCAGGTCGTCCTGCTCGGTGCCGGAATGGACAGCAGGGCCTTCCGGATGGACTGGCCCGCGGCCACCAGGCTGTTCGAGGTCGACACCGCCGAGCCACTGGACTTCAAGGCATCGGTGCTGCGCCAGGAGGGCGCTGTACCCGGCTGCGAGCGGACCACCGTCGCGGTGGACCTCCGCGAGGACTGGCCGGGCGCGCTGGCCGCCGCCGGGCACGACCCGGCACTGCCGACGGTGTGGATCGCCGAGGGACTGCTGATCTACCTGCCCGAGGACGCGGTGGAACTGCTGCTCGACCGGGTCGGCGGGCTGTCCGCGACGGGCAGCCGGATGGGCCTGACCCTGGGTTCGCCCGGTGTGCTCGCACGCTTCGCCGGCGACGCCGCACCGGGCTCGGCGGCCTCCATGTGGGTCTGGGAGATGCCCGAGGACCCGGTGGGCTGGCTCTCCCGCCTCGGCTGGGACGCGGAGGCCTTCACCCTGCGCGACCGCGCCGCCGCCTACGGCCGCCCGATCACCACCCCGCCCCAGCGGGACGAGGGACCGGGCGGGCTGATCTCGGCGGTACGCCCGCCAGGACCTGTCGGATAA